A region of Candidatus Obscuribacterales bacterium DNA encodes the following proteins:
- a CDS encoding ABC transporter permease — MTRTVTPQVSSPEVTASTIPEAIALPGLFSSEFVQETAALTRRLFIQLQRRPTTLIAGVIQPLMWLVLFGALFQNVPRGLFGESDNYGQFLGAGIIVFTAFGGALNAGLPVMFDREFGFLNRLLVAPLASRLSIVLASALFIATLSLIQTAAIVGTSAFLGAGLPGLGGLLLVTAIVLLLVLGVTALSLGLAFSLPGHVELIAVIFVTNLPLLFASTALAPLSFMPAWLQVVATLNPLSYAIEPIRYIYTHGDWSLTSVVMQAPFGAVSMVAALAVLVVFDAIALLAVRSTLKRTLS; from the coding sequence ATGACACGTACGGTAACCCCCCAAGTCTCATCACCCGAGGTTACGGCCTCGACGATCCCGGAAGCGATCGCCCTCCCAGGTCTGTTCTCCTCTGAATTTGTCCAAGAAACGGCAGCCCTCACCCGCCGCCTCTTCATTCAGCTTCAGCGCCGCCCAACGACCCTGATTGCTGGAGTGATCCAGCCGTTGATGTGGTTGGTACTCTTTGGGGCACTGTTCCAGAATGTTCCCCGCGGCCTCTTTGGTGAAAGCGATAATTATGGACAGTTTTTGGGAGCTGGCATCATTGTCTTCACAGCCTTTGGCGGTGCGCTGAATGCCGGGCTGCCAGTGATGTTTGACCGCGAGTTTGGCTTTCTCAACCGCCTGCTCGTGGCTCCCTTGGCCTCGCGGCTGTCCATTGTCTTGGCCTCAGCTCTGTTCATTGCCACCCTCAGCCTGATCCAAACCGCTGCCATTGTCGGCACCAGCGCTTTCCTAGGCGCAGGATTGCCCGGTCTAGGGGGACTGCTGCTGGTCACTGCCATCGTCCTGCTGCTGGTGTTGGGCGTCACCGCCCTAAGTTTGGGATTGGCCTTCTCCTTACCAGGACATGTGGAGCTGATCGCCGTCATTTTTGTCACCAACCTACCGCTCCTATTCGCCAGCACCGCCCTCGCACCCCTCTCCTTTATGCCTGCTTGGCTGCAGGTGGTAGCAACTCTCAATCCCCTCAGCTACGCCATTGAGCCCATCCGCTATATCTACACCCACGGCGATTGGTCGCTGACCAGCGTGGTGATGCAGGCTCCCTTTGGGGCAGTCTCCATGGTGGCGGCCCTAGCGGTACTCGTCGTCTTTGATGCGATCGCCCTTTTAGCCGTTCGCTCCACCCTCAAACGCACCCTTTCTTAA